The window ttaatttttgaTAGATTGTCCAACCTGGGAATCCTGTAACATTCTCATACAACACCGGGTCACAAATTCCAAGGCATGTGAGGAACGAACTGCATGCACTTTGACCTTTTTTAATGACAATCTGCATCAGCCTAGAGGCTTTCTGCATGTCTGTAGGCTGGGATGTGATGACCTGTGCTTCGTACGCCGTGATTGTGCGGGATCGGGACAAACAGCTGGACATCCTTTGAACCAAATACCCAGTCATACACTTACTTAGGGAGCCCAAATAGCGTTGCAATTGTTTATCTATTGGGGAAAAGAACAAGAGAAAGCTGTTTACAACACAAGAATCTTCAAAGGAGACAGAATGtaatacatacaaaataaatacatacttgGGACAAACAAGTTTAATACTCAATTGACTTGatcttaaaatgttaaataaagtgGGATAGAGATTTTCagaaacagttcttaaaagaaagTTGCTGCGTTTTTGTAGTAGACCTATTTAAATTGCAGAAAacatatttgataaaaaaaaacaaaaaacaacttaCAAGCCATTTTATCTAACAGTCATTATTTGTGCTCAAAAATGTAGAATTTTCGATCTAAATCagttgaaattatatttagGATGGTAGTGgcattaaaaataactaaatgtttTAAAGTACAAAGTTTCAATCCTTGCTCCATTGCGAATATACTCATACTGTACCAACAACTGTTTTGCATCGTTCACCCTGTATTTGCTTTACTATTGAAAGCAACATATACAGTTGATTGACAACTATACTGATTTTTTGCGCTTCCTTGTTGTCACATTCTTTAGGCTACTACTTCCCCAAAACAAATTAACTAAACACAACATATGTGGCATAATGAGACGTGGGCTATGAGTTAGAAACTTACCCGAAGATATAACAACCGTGCTGTCCATCTATTACTAGTAATAACAAATAACACCACAAGGTAAAGTAGTTCTGATGGCATCTGAAAACGAAACACTACTTCCATTGATATACGTAGGAGTAAATGCGCATGCGCGTTAAGAATGTAATTTCCAGACAAGAATTCCCCCATGTGCATTATGTCATTCTGGTTAACCGCAGCTTTTAATGTCATGCGATCAACAAAAACAGCAAAGGTTTTAAGTCTTAAATATGTGCTTCATCTTGAATAAACGCAATTTAGCGGCACTAATTCGCTTACATGTATGTCTTTATCAGTCAACTGAACAGAAAAAGAGTAAATAATCTAGTTTATTGTGCGTCTAATATTGCCGTGCGTTTAAATGAACAACACATAATTTATCAACCATAAATCCACTTTTGCACGTTTGTAGCGCAACACTGATGCACATCAAGTTGTCTACAAGCGTCAGTAGCACAAAGCTTGATTTCTATTGGTAGGTGCTGTTCTAACAGGGAGGTTCCGTTGCACTTGATTAGATGAGGAGCATCTCGAAGCCGGTATGATGGGAGCAGAGCGTGAAAATATGAATGTATGATATCTACAGTCCACCGTCATTTGGAGGCACGTTCAAATTGTTGCAAAAATGAAGATTTGGAGCACTGAGCACATATTCAGGTAGACAAAGCAGCGTTCAGGACGAATGCAGCGCTCGCGTGCACAGATTCCAGCATCCTCTCTGTCGTGATTTGCATCCCGATTACCTTTGGTAGCTCTAGTATCCGGAAACAGCGTAGCTCGCTTCCTTTGGACATTTTTAGCTTTTAAGCAATTAATTCTTGCACATTACACAAATCTAAGCGTTAGTTGCGAATATGCATTAATTTGGGCCTAGCCGGTTGCTTGTCTGTGAACGTTACAGTTATGCGCAATGTCCTTAAACGACTCACTGTTACTTTTCACAGCTGTTACTAACAAACTCTTAAATGTGgttacatattatttttttatttttttacggAAACCTAGTGACATTGATTTTTCCCTGCCTGTCAGGAAATTTCAAAAGTTGATTAAAATGTGGTCTATTTGCATGCATATTGATAAACAACCTAAGCTGATGGTTTTTCAACCTGGCTGGTCAGTTGACTGTTTTTAGAAGGGATTTGTTTGGATACCCAGCTAAACCAGCCGACGAGACCACCTCAAATGAACTAAGACCACCTTAAACCAACTAAAACCACCAAACCAACTCGATTCATGATGCAACATGATTTATCAGACCTCCAAAACAGATTCGTGCAAAACCAGTATATTTcaaagtttctttctttttttttaaatgaaatcattagtttcactcagaaatgatTCATTAtatggaaattaattatttcataCTAACCTTTATTTATGGTCCCAGCCTCTCTTGTTATGGTAGTGATGTTTGTTGTTGATAATGATGAACTACACTGGCAAAAAATTCTTCCTCCTCGCATTAAAGCTAAATTTCCCttgaatgtgttttgtttatgaGGTCAGTGTCAGTATATTGATGTTCCTCATAAACCGCTGAAATCTATTGTCATGTGTTTTTGATTGTATTCACATAGCTACCCTTGGGAGACTGTGATCAAAGCAGCTATGAGGAAGTATCCTAATCCAATGAACCCTAGTGTTGTTGGAGTGGACGTTCTTGACAGGAACTTGGACACACATGGACGTCTACACAGTCATCGGCTCCTCAGCACGGAGTGGGGGCTTCCAGCAGTTGTCAGAGCGGTTAGATGATATGCGTCACACTGCTAAATATATTGTCTTATTTACATTAGAGCATTTACATCTCACATATCATGTATATTTTACCTCTAAAGCACATAATTAACAGTCCAATTAACAATCTGAAGTgatatttaatagttttagcaATATGAAAGTGTGTATAACACTCTTAACAGTAAGTAACAGTGGTTTGCAATGTTTTTAACTCCAAGGCCCTCATTTGTCCTCAACAATATTCAAAGGCCCAATGTTTTCCAGTTGTTCATGGTTTACTGAATAAAGATGAAGGATAAGGATTTTTAGCTGATCATTTTTACCtgataaatattttagagcttagCATAACTAGAAATCAAACTTTTAATATAAGACTACCTCATATATCCAGGTTTTTCAAGACGATGGGAAAAAACTGTTGTTAAGGCGGTGAATTAACATAAGAAATATGTTTAATTTTCAGGTGTTTTggcttaatttaaataattttacgtCATATTGAGGCTCTCTTGGAAGTTTGCCGAGGCCTCCTGATTGAGAACAACTGGCTTATAAGgatcttaaatttttttttcttagatttTAGGGACAAATCGGACCATCACATATGTAAAAGAACATTCCATTGTGGACccagaagagaaaaaaatggAGCTTTGCTCAACAAACGTGAGTGTTTGTTTAACATTCGACAGCTATGCATTATAGAAAGCTATTCTAATCAGATTATTTTCTTAATAGAAAGTGGTTTTATGAATTCACATCTTCATTTTTACACTGTACTAAGAAATTCCTTTTCTCCTTCAGATAACCCTAACTAATTTTATATCAGTTGATGAAAGGCTTGTCTACAGGCCTCATCCAGAAAATCCAGAGGTGTAAGTAAATCCATTTGTAAGCGTGTTTTACGTAATTGCCATCTAATTGTAATATCTGCATGAATATCTATGCACATACATGCAAGCCATGCAAATAGAAAGCAATAATATGTTAAATCAAATATCAAACTGGTAACACCAGTTTCTGAAAATGATGTTTGCTTTACTTTTGCAGAACTGTATTAACCCAAGAGGCGATCATCACGGTGAAGGGGGTCAGTCTGAGCAGCTACCTCGAGGGACTGATGGCTCTAACAATGTCAGCCAATGCAAGAAAGGTAAATCATTTTGGATAATGTAATGGAAAATATTCATTTGACCAAATATCCCTGGAATATCCCACTCAGCATCATGTCACTGAGTCACGTGTTTATTACAAGTCATTGATGAAAGTTTGCTATTCTCTGAATAAATGGGAACTTAGTAGTTCCTATTTTCCTGCTGACACAATCAGAGAAGGACCAAAAATAAGCAATTTCAAAGCACTGATAATGTGGTTTTGTCCCTATCTAGGAAACCCTGTTGTTTTTgtggatgttttattttttttttttagtttagtttcatTAATTGTTTTAGTCTCTTAGcgattataaaaacattattttgtttgatattattttatataccaTAGATGAAGCATTATACAAGCCTGTAAATAAAGTATGAAGCTCTAAAGGTTTTTTGTCATAGGGATGGGACGCCATTGAATGGATCATTCAAAACTCTGAAAGAGAAAATGTCCCTTTGTGTGACTTGTGTTGAACAGGTAATGTTTCATCTAGCACCTGTTTTTGGGTGGTGCAAAACAGAAATGACATGTAGTGAGTTTTGTCATATGCATTAGTACTATaggttatttaataatatttaaatgtttgcaaaataaatattttatattttattctgtatacaaatatacatatgtatgtgtatatatatatatatacacatatatatatatatatatatatatataagtttttaatgtaatttttaatttattttttatacaatattcatttactttttataaatatgtttaatttgtGCTTTCAGAGCCTGTAATGAGGACCACATgatcaacagcagcagcagcagcagcagcagcaccaGCTCTGACACCACATCTGGCCAGCGTGACTTTGCCCCGTCTCTCTTTGTGTTGATGCTTGTGCTCGAAGGTAGTCAAATTAGTGCTCATTTATGCACTGTTGGATTTAAAACCTCATAAAATTGCACTATTACAGACAAAACTGTATAGAGTTTTGAATGTCGCTACAAAATATGTATGCACTGCACCGACTACCTCTTATTTTAGTGTTCTTTTAATGCCATTACAGGGCATAACAGTATCGATTGGATGTTAATTTGGAATTCAGCACCTTGAAGTTCAGAATATCTAGAAATTGAATAAGATTTTTGGTGtgttaattaaaatcatgattAAGGGGAATATGAGTTAATTTAGTTGTTTGCATGGATAGTCATAAAGTGTAATTAATCAATAAAGCCTAACTTGTAGGATAGATATTATCAAAAGTCAGTTTTTAgtgtttactttaaaataaagtccTATATTTCAAAGTTTATGTTGCTTCTTAACACATTGTAAACATATTGTCAACCCATTTGTAAAggcttttagtttatttagtagAATTATATGAATGAATGCTTATTTATGGttatgttaaaaaataacttattttagtattttattctTATAATATTACTGTGGCTCGGTATGAAAAGcatgtttgctttattttttgttaaattataaaTTGTCTGTTTTCTTTAACAGTTCATTGTATCGAATTTAACAAAACTTATGTAACTTACATTTGTAAACTGtttgatatttaaaaacatttcttgtcAAAGTATATAAACAGATAGTTGTTAAGGTCTTATAGAGCCCCTTATTGGCGAGacagtttaaaaagaaaaactatttcaaaattttttttaattgtgctcGAAAAGCTGAAATGGGCAGACCGTGAACATCTTGTgtgaattagtttttgtttctttttctgtttgtcccagaattttaatttttttttattttttagactgCCTTGTTATTGCATATTTGTAATGTTTCTAATTGTTTCCCtaattttattgtttcaatGAAGTATAATGATATGGTCATCAGTGTCACAGctaattaaacaattatttcacTAGTCATAGAACTACATGCCTTAGGAAAAACGAAATAACCTACTTGGCATTGCGTAAAGCTCCtccactggaaaaaaaaaaaaaagaaaaaagcatgaTGAAACACCACCCAAGCAAAAGTAAACAAACTTAAACTTGGTTTGTACTGTAATTGAGTCATCTATCAGTGCCAGATGAATTTCAGaattatatatttcataatgtaatattttcagcTTTGATATTGTTGAAGAGACTGAAATGTCTTTGAAACGTATTGCCTGACAGTCAGACTCAAGCCTTTTGTTAATTAAGGCACAGCAGAAAATCTTCACAGTCCTTATGATGGCTCCATTTCTCATTTAACTGTGACATCttgatatcattttttttttttttttgattgggGGGGAAATAAGTCATGCATAATATATGATAATAAAGTATCTTAAATGCCATGGTATTGTTCTTTTAATGCATTCACAAACCCTGTTTTTTCTCCTATGTGGAGAATGAGGAATttattcaaagaaataaaatacaattttagaaagtttcttcttttaatgcTAGTTTTCCTGtgatgtgtatttattttaatagttataCACATTGTGTTCATGTGTAAATTACCACAGTGGATACAGATTCCAAAAGTGAATGGTCAGTGTTGGTTAATTGTGCTGTTTATAGCTGGCAATATTTTGTTATAGCAAAATATGCAGCACATGACTTGACTGCATAAAAGTTGGTGTTGATGAGATTTATGACTCCTagcataatatattttcttgagatatattttaatgtcaaaatattAACGTGTAATTCAACAGTAAAACTCATCtataaaaaaaagatacattttttaGTACAGAATTACTTCTGTCATAGTTGAATTCATGTAAATACAAGAACCCagtattacaaatatttataaaccacatatgtatttaaaaaaccCACAGTCACCaacagacatatttaaaaaaaacatctcttGTACACAAGATGGCAGTAAAAATCTTGCTAGGCAATGATGGATTGTGGATTATATCAACAGGACCGGTGACTTCTTGTTATTCATAGATCTTGTTGCTTATTGTATTTCTTTGCCAAATATGTTCTTCAAATACCAAAGATAACATAGTAAGCATAGAAATTAcaagttggaaaaaaaaaaagactcaaaACATTCAAAAGATGAGTTATTGTGAACTGTAATAAATTCACTACAGGATCTATATAAATACTTTATTCATCGATTCCTATATAAAGCTGAATTAATATGATTCAGAGGTTTTATTCAGAAAGAATCACCTGCTTATGAATGACAGCTTTTAAATTTGCTTATGACCACTCAGAATAAGGCACCTTGGATAAGTTTACACTTCAGATCTGCTTACAACATACTCACGTATTTATTGTTTAGAAAAACAAGCACGTTTAAATTGCAAACCACTGAAAAtatcaaatgtataaaagtgaaaaaaaaagtacttagaAAAGTATTGCACACCAGTGTTAAGGCCATTTTGGTAAACATTCCCATGCACTTGCTACAGCACCAATAATGCTAtctgaaattcaaacaataaatgtttgTGTTGCCAAAAATCAAACCTATATTACATTCACAGAAGAAACCAGGGCATCCTGACAGCACAAGGGCAACTTTTTATGCATGTAGGATCAATTTAAACATCCTTTTTCTTATCCTTAATGTAACTTTTAAGTAAACAAGCtccatgctgaataaataaaaataaatcttttataaaTACACAGACCCCAACACAGTTTTTCAGTTTCTCATCTTGCATTTTTCTCGAGTACAATCAGTTTCCAAACTACTTCACAAAACATTATGACACCTGCTTCTAATGCAACcccattttttccccctgccTCAAGTCATCCAGGAATCCTTTGCACTATTGACACTATTTACATGGCAGCAATGCAGCGCCCCCTAGAACTTGAAAAGGTTGATGAAACCCTGTGGAGACACGGCCTTGCAGCAGCTCTCTGTGTTATTGGCAGTGCAAGGATGGTTTGTATCCTGAagtgaacagaaaaaaaaaaaattcagttatTGCCATAAAAGGACTATACAAAAAGGAGtgaattttcaaataaaatgtgaagaGCTAGAAATGAATTTAGTCTCACCTTCCAGAACAGGATGTGGCAATGTGTGCAGAACTGTAATGTGTCACTGTACTGCTCTTTGTGAGGGTAGCACCGGCACAACTTAAAATACATCTTTTTCCATTCCAAATGTCCTTTATCTGACAGCATTAGGCGCTTGCGGATCTGTGAAGAACATAGCAAATTACTTTAACCAAATTTAGTGTTTGTATGCAAGATTTAagatataaacataaatatgcaaGATTCATCTTCTCTGCCATCAAGTAAGACCTTAAGTGCGTTACATTCCATCTGAAGAGCCACAAACGTCTACCTGTCTGTCTGAGAAGTGATACTGGCAGAGTTTCTTCCACAACAGCCGATCTTCTGTCACCACACTTAGGTCAGGGCATACTTGACCCAGGCTAACCAGATCTCTTCCGTCTGAGAGACGGTGCATGATGTTCAGCTGTAAACTAGCCGGAAGATCAAGGAAGGTCATCCCTGTGTTTGTGGGCTGGACAAATGAAGGAAGAAGAAAGTTTCTGTTCACATTCATGATCTGAGCACGATATAAAATATGTTCTGTATGCCatcagacactttttttttacatttaccagTTACTGTcaactaaaactatttaaaaaaaattataatatatatatatatatatatatatatatatatatatatatatatatatatatatttttttttttttttttttctcccacaaAAGGAGACATACTAGCTGTCCAAGCTGCTCTGGTGCCCAAAGATGTCAAGATTTAAGTTCATGTTTAGCTTTAGTCCACCAGTAAAATGTATGGTGATTcggtgttgtttttttacatttacatttagtcatttagcagacgcttttatccaaagcgactaacaaatgaggacattagaagcaatcaaaaccaacaaaagagcaacaacatgaaATCATATTTCAAGCTTCCATCCGTTCACTTTCATTTCACAGAAAAGAGCAGCTaaaacattctgctaaacttctCCTTTAGTGTTCCACAGAGGAAGAAAGTTATAGAGGTTTGAAACGACTtgaggatgaataaatgatgctagaattttcatttttgggtgaactatccctttaacgaAAGAAAAGTGAGTTTTACACTTACCCTGTTGATCTGAATGTTGTCAAGCTGCTGCTGCCACTGCAGTATGTTCTCCATGCGATGCACCCAGATGTTGATGTTCCCCACCAGGACAGACTTGCCCATGTCCTGAACCAGACTGCACAATGACGCATATAGCGTCTGCAGCAGTTCCTTTATCGGTCGAACATTCTGCTGATCCTCAAGAACTGAAAAAGAGTGCGAATGTTTAGTTTGTAACTAACAGTTCAAGGATGCAAAATAACAGTGAGTCCAACAGTGTTGACAGGATCTGGTGTGTGTCACGGGATACTTTAACTTCATGCCTGATGCTTTCATAACACACATATCAAAACAGAATACCTTTCCATTATGATTAAGACATTTCAATCATAAACCGAAGAATAAGAAGAGTGGACAGGTAAATGAATAAAGCGGTTTGAGCATGATGTAGCTTACAAAGCGAGCGGTTTGGTTTTCCATAACAACATGCACCTTTGTTTAGCGGAGACGACTTTTGGTTTATAATACATCTGATGTTCCTGTTTGCTCTCTGAGGCTTGTCGCTCTTTCCAGTGCAGGCAATTATGAAATTTCCATTCGGCTATGAGCTACTGGCCAAGCCCACCAACCTAATTTTGTTGTGAGCGATTACAGAAAACAGAATAAACAGCTACTATGTTATGACAGATTTTTGcctaatttttatttcttattagcCACAAGAGAATTTCAGTACAAGCCTCTGAGTAAATAATCTTTGTGaagatgtaaatgtaaacagacATTGTTGATGATTCACACTGGCTAATGGTTTTGTAAATGAGATGGTGAAGATATGAGACACTAGCAAGAAAGCTTACCTTTCTGCACAACCCTTTCCAGAATGTTCATGTAGTTTTTCTGTGCCACTCCGCTCAGCGAAGGCAGTTGGGACTTGGCGATCAGCTCCAGCAGCTGAAATGTTAGACATAAATTTCAGAGGTCAGACTAAGAGACTGTGCGTTCCCGCATTACTTACAGACTGTTATATTCCACTCTCTTCAGCCTTGGCAAGAACAAAAGGCTCAGAAATGGGCCTCCGTTGAAATGCATTCTGGCTTATGTCTGTTTCAGCAGTGTTGTTGTTTAGACATTTTGAAGACAAAAGAAGGTAACAGTTCTTTCAGATGCTACAAATGGATGGTAAAACAAAGTGCTAACTTTACTGTAATTCTGTTTGTGGATATGCATGCTATCAGCTTGACAAGAGTAGATTCCCAACACCAAGTTCATTTTCAAAAGGAAGGACAGCCAAGAGCAAATAGTGAGAGCTGTGTTGTGTTGGGCGGCATGACTGGCATGTAATATCAGCACAATGCACATCATGGAGCAACACTGACCCACACTCGACCCAGAAACATGTGAGCATTGTCATTCTTCCCCTCCGCTACAGCGAGCCCCTGATGACAGACACTCCAGAAGTCTTTATGTGGAGAATGAAAGTTTGGGTTGGTAtgagttttatgtttttaaaagacgctcaccaaggctgcattgtatttttttatgtatctacaaatgtattttttatatataatattaaaatttaatattttaaaatgtattcttgtaatggcaaagctgattttcagtggccattactgcagtcttcagtgtcaactgatctttcagaaatcatgctaatatgcattgccttttttttttcttttgctgaagaaaattttttatttatgtggaAATCAGGATTTgtttttgacaaataaaaagttgaaaattatttatctaaaatagaaatcttttgtaaaattacaaaggTATTTtcggtcacttttgatcagtttaattgctgaataaaatattacaaaagtgTTTAGgcctataaaataaaaagattacggaccccaaacttttgaaaactaAGTAAAAGGATGTACATTTTTCTAGCttagtatatattttatttgcctGACCCTTTGGAATAATATGACAGTTATTTGTAATGGCTTTGGGTTAGTTGACATGATTTTGCAAAGACATGCAAAAGCTATTTGTATTACACAGTTATCATTATCAAAGGTAAATTCACACAGCTAAATGACTATAATATTACGAGGTATTAGTGGTCTTTGTTTCTCATAAGTCTTCTCAAAGGTCTATTTTTCCATCCC is drawn from Onychostoma macrolepis isolate SWU-2019 chromosome 16, ASM1243209v1, whole genome shotgun sequence and contains these coding sequences:
- the prelid3a gene encoding PRELI domain containing protein 3A isoform X2; its protein translation is MRKYPNPMNPSVVGVDVLDRNLDTHGRLHSHRLLSTEWGLPAVVRAILGTNRTITYVKEHSIVDPEEKKMELCSTNITLTNFISVDERLVYRPHPENPEVTVLTQEAIITVKGVSLSSYLEGLMALTMSANARKGWDAIEWIIQNSERENVPLCDLC
- the prelid3a gene encoding PRELI domain containing protein 3A isoform X1 produces the protein MKIWSTEHIFSYPWETVIKAAMRKYPNPMNPSVVGVDVLDRNLDTHGRLHSHRLLSTEWGLPAVVRAILGTNRTITYVKEHSIVDPEEKKMELCSTNITLTNFISVDERLVYRPHPENPEVTVLTQEAIITVKGVSLSSYLEGLMALTMSANARKGWDAIEWIIQNSERENVPLCDLC
- the fbxo32 gene encoding F-box only protein 32, which produces MPFLGQDWRSPGQSWVKTEDGWKKTTKDENETNNNVSERKSYCKEEHDKENLILSINYDVAAKKRKKDLLNNNTKIPYFHKDKWIYVHKGSTKERHGYCTLGEAFNRLDFCSAIKDTRRFNYVVRLLELIAKSQLPSLSGVAQKNYMNILERVVQKVLEDQQNVRPIKELLQTLYASLCSLVQDMGKSVLVGNINIWVHRMENILQWQQQLDNIQINRPTNTGMTFLDLPASLQLNIMHRLSDGRDLVSLGQVCPDLSVVTEDRLLWKKLCQYHFSDRQIRKRLMLSDKGHLEWKKMYFKLCRCYPHKEQYSDTLQFCTHCHILFWKDTNHPCTANNTESCCKAVSPQGFINLFKF
- the prelid3a gene encoding PRELI domain containing protein 3A isoform X3; translation: MKIWSTEHIFSYPWETVIKAAMRKYPNPMNPSVVGVDVLDRNLDTHGRLHSHRLLSTEWGLPAVVRAILGTNRTITYVKEHSIVDPEEKKMELCSTNITLTNFISVDERLVYRPHPENPEVTVLTQEAIITVKGVSLSSYLEGLMALTMSANARKSL